The Manihot esculenta cultivar AM560-2 chromosome 1, M.esculenta_v8, whole genome shotgun sequence genome has a window encoding:
- the LOC110630208 gene encoding uncharacterized protein LOC110630208 isoform X3: protein MPGNKPEEGICNLYELDNSSQSRHLSQVVGGNWPVLDYGQWFGKPTQIEASQNFNLQNYNLQQLGINDSVKGNDVGSPNVAFDQNCMQLTPKPEYSRSLTINNPPNTNEFLLRCQNFQSNQNQRGSFSESTCYDQRILTSRGFSIFKSQPENECADSPTLTTNSERSEITEASSDFNFLRGQNQFVRDQQLSSSEIHPMQQPGFNDMQLLQQHVMFKQLQEIQRQQQLQQLGDLRQQSSLNQFSAISRQAAGGQFSPLISGTPVHDASPMLRNWMQRGASPGVQGVPNKLFSQEQGQALRSTGLATQQFDVSLYGAPISNARGNMSLYPHLQGPSHDSVNLLAKASSQVQKSVMQSAGFGNPFLGDQPAVPLNLLGLSQGPLISKQELQMKDNFGQVPVQGLSSGVFPGNLLECNTPQGNTSMKEFNGRQEQAGWPARQQAKQLGPSQGLVPLDPMEAKILYNMDDNTWDTFGSRPETGTGGLGNILEQPDSSYAFPSLQSGSWSALMQSAVAEASSSDTGVQEEWSSLTFQNTEQSTDNQISNFVENEKQHTGWVDNNFQAASSFSPKPFPVITDSSMSSTFPGFQQPGIQLSVEQREDICQGGSHESIENYKPQQKTSIEDGQKVPTFVHSDNAWPGQMFEHSQRAERHQIVASSNISMEKGTESMVKSQHQMSDVPKVAFNSYEGANETQEKQNCHQRERSNDFSKGSGGHEQGHVEQLKFFGNISSSLMNLDKASLSNFQGNSRVSEEVPSGVDSVSNASTTLHGSVHPDGSNVSVQTSEHMLELLHKVDQSKDDSSTKQFGSTDGNPLTALHGADSHDRSVSQLYTQSSDSQGFGLRLAPPSQRLANSNSFPFPPGLPQTINNLNHRQVNPELGERNLSCLTPSSFQSSPASHELAQRAHWENKSDTMGPKSFSPYVNMLGNPASSFASNHPQTGNQLQMHPFSNISVSSQPLQATLPAGTGKFPSFNLAPSPDTSQQLHTNPIGQRFPVLEAAPVSQALDMSGTLLQDENSTRPYNVWRNVPTQRQSFGIEPLKFSNSASHMDWAPHGSNDQISIKAVHNSSEIGVSSSSQGFGHVEKRAGEELLQQRISAKMLDTSQPGGMSRGPEPVSDATVVTSGSLVSHAQDLDKAISTNDGADSALDVPCASALGGQQLYENVSRFRTPVDGRPNSTSQTGSFPSGHKQMLSLLGEAGDGPIVKAPQQPALQSRNSQETCNDTHSQSSSSNLHLAPSWFKQYEALRNGQMMPIFDARLAKSVASQFSLGKPSQNLHRHSSLEQLDAADAGQGGRVWPSSQQLSSPYMLPSVVNSQVAIIRPKKRKITSELLPWHKEVNQDSKRLQNISVAEQVWAKATNRLTEKACF, encoded by the exons atgcctGGTAACAAACCTGAAGAGGGGATCTGCAATCTATATGAGCTAGACAACTCTTCCCAGAGTCGGCATCTATCTCAAGTTGTTGGTGGCAATTGGCCAGTACTTGATTATGGTCAGTGGTTTGGAAAGCCAACCCAGATAGAGGCCTCACAGAATTTCAATCTGCAGAACTACAACTTACAGCAATTAGGTATCAATG ATTCTGTGAAAGGAAATGATGTTGGGTCTCCAAACGTGGCATTTGACCAAAACTGTATGCAATTAACTCCAAAACCAGAGTATTCCAGAAGTCTCACCATAAACAATCCACCGAATACAAATGAATTTTTGCTTAGATGCCAGAACTTCCAGTCAAATCAGAACCAGCGTGGAAGTTTCAGTGAAAGCACCTGTTATGACCAGCGAATTTTGACTTCAAGAGGTTTTTCTATCTTTAAATCGCAGCCAGAAAATGAGTGTGCCGACAGTCCCACCTTGACAACCAATTCAGAAAGGTCAGAGATTACTGAAGCTTCTAGTGATTTCAACTTTCTTAGAGGGCAGAATCAATTTGTGAGGGACCAACAGCTGAGTTCTTCAGAGATTCACCCAATGCAGCAGCCTGGGTTTAATGACATGCAGTTATTGCAGCAGCATGTTATGTTCAAGCAGCTGCAAGAAATTCAGAGACAGCAACAGCTTCAGCAGCTAGGTGATTTGAGGCAACAGAGCTCCTTAAACCAGTTTTCTGCTATTTCAAGGCAGGCAGCTGGGGGccagttttcacctctcatcaGTGGAACACCTGTTCATGATGCATCGCCAATGCTTAGGAACTGGATGCAGCGAGGTGCATCTCCTGGTGTACAAGGAGTACCAAATAAATTATTCTCCCAAGAGCAAGGTCAGGCATTGCGTTCCACAGGTCTTGCTACTCAGCAGTTTGATGTCTCTTTATATGGTGCTCCTATTTCTAATGCAAGAGGCAACATGAGCCTATATCCTCATCTTCAAGGACCATCTCATGACTCTGTCAATTTGTTGGCCAAGGCTAGCAGTCAAGTACAAAAATCAGTAATGCAGTCTGCTGGCTTTGGCAATCCTTTTTTAGGAGATCAGCCTGCTGTTCCTCTAAATCTGTTAGGTTTATCCCAAGGGCCTTTGATATCCAAGCAAGAACTTCAGATGAAAGATAATTTTGGACAAGTGCCTGTTCAGGGTTTAAGCAGTGGAGTTTTTCCTGGAAATCTTCTGGAATGTAATACTCCACAAGGTAATACATCTATGAAGGAATTTAATGGGAGACAAGAACAAGCTGGTTGGCCTGCAAGGCAGCAAGCAAAACAACTGGGTCCTTCTCAGGGATTGGTTCCTCTTGATCCAATGGAAGCAAAGATTTTGTACAATATGGATGACAACACTTGGGATACTTTTGGAAGTCGCCCTGAGACAGGTACTGGAGGCTTGGGCAACATTTTGGAACAGCCAGACTCATCTTATGCATTTCCTTCCCTTCAGAGTGGGAGCTGGAGTGCTCTTATGCAGTCTGCTGTGGCAGAGGCTTCTAGCAGTGATACTGGGGTACAGGAGGAGTGGAGTAGCTTGACTTTTCAAAATACGGAGCAATCAACTGATAACCAAATATCAAACTTTGTGGAAAATGAGAAGCAGCATACTGGCTGGGTTGATAACAACTTTCAGGCTGCCTCCTCCTTTAGCCCAAAACCTTTTCCTGTGATTACTGATTCTAGCATGAGCTCTACCTTCCCTGGCTTTCAGCAACCAGGAATCCAATTATCAGTTGAACAGAGAGAGGATATTTGCCAGGGAGGTTCTCATGAGTCCATTGAGAATTACAAACCTCAGCAGAAGACATCAATTGAAGATGGTCAAAAGGTTCCAACATTTGTGCATTCAGATAATGCATGGCCTGGACAAATGTTTGAGCACTCACAAAGGGCTGAACGGCATCAGATAGTAGCCTCAAGCAACATCTCTATGGAAAAGGGCACTGAGAGCATGGTAAAAAGTCAACATCAGATGAGTGATGTCCCTAAAGTTGCATTTAACTCTTATGAGGGAGCCAATGAGACACAAGAGAAGCAGAATTGCCACCAAAGAGAACGTTCTAATGACTTCTCAAAAGGCTCGGGTGGTCATGAGCAAGGGCATGTGGAGCAGTTAAAGTTTTTTGGTAATATTTCCAGCAGCTTAATGAATTTAGATAAG GCATCCTTATCCAATTTTCAAGGAAATTCAAGAGTTTCAGAGGAGGTGCCCTCTGGAGTTGATAGTGTCTCTAATGCTTCTACTACGCTTCATGGATCAGTGCACCCTGACGGTTCAAATGTTTCTGTGCAGACTAG TGAACATATGCTTGAGCTGCTTCACAAGGTTGACCAATCAAAGGATGATAGCTCCACAAAACAATTTGGATCCACTGATGGTAATCCTTTGACTGCACTGCATGGAGCAGATTCACATGATAGATCTGTCTCTCAACTTTACACTCAGTCTTCTGATTCCCAAGGATTTGGTTTGAGGTTGGCTCCTCCATCTCAAAGGTTGGCAAATTCAAACAGTTTTCCCTTTCCTCCAGGTTTACCACAGACTATAAACAATCTGAATCATAGGCAAGTTAATCCTGAACTGGGAGAGAGAAATCTGTCTTGTTTAACTCCATCTTCATTTCAGTCTTCACCTGCTTCACATGAGCTGGCTCAAAGAGCACATTGGGAAAATAAATCTGATACCATGGGACCCAAAAGTTTCTCTCCATATGTGAACATGCTTGGAAACCCTGCTTCATCATTTGCATCCAATCATCCACAAACAGGAAATCAACTTCAAATGCATCCGTTCTCCAATATATCTGTATCATCTCAACCTTTGCAGGCAACCTTACCTGCTGGAACTGGCAAATTCCCATCTTTTAACTTGGCCCCTTCTCCTGATACTTCTCAACAGCTGCACACTAATCCTATTGGTCAACGATTTCCGGTTTTGGAGGCTGCCCCTGTATCTCAAGCTTTGGACATGTCTGGCACGTTGCTACAGGATGAGAATTCAACAAGGCCATATAATGTTTGGAGAAATGTGCCAACTCAGAGACAATCATTTGGTATAGAACCTCTCAAGTTTTCCAATTCTGCTTCCCACATGGATTGGGCTCCACATGGGTCAAATGATCAAATTTCCATAAAAGCTGTACATAACTCATCAGAAATTGGTGTTTCTTCTAGTTCACAAGGCTTTGGACATGTGGAAAAGCGTGCTGGAGAAGAGTTGTTGCAACAACGAATATCAGCTAAGATGCTTGATACTTCTCAGCCAGGTGGTATGTCTCGAGGGCCAGAACCTGTTTCTGATGCAACTGTAGTAACATCTGGCTCATTGGTGTCTCATGCTCAGGACCTTGATAAA GCAATCTCAACGAATGATGGTGCAGACAGTGCTTTGGATGTTCCATGTGCTAGTGCTTTGGGAGGACAGCAGTTATATGAGAACGTCTCAAGGTTCAGAACCCCTGTGGATGGAAGACCAAATTCAACATCACAAACTGGTTCATTTCCATCTGGGCATAAGCAAATGCTTAGCTTGTTGGGAGAAGCAGGAGATGGTCCAATTGTAAAAGCTCCTCAGCAACCTGCCCTTCAATCGAGAAATTCTCAGGAAACTTGTAATGACACTCATAGTCAATCTAGCAGCAGCAATCTGCATTTGGCACCCTCCTGGTTTAAGCAATATGAAGCTCTTAGAAATGGACAAATGATGCCAATTTTTGATGCTAGACTTGCAAAATCTGTTGCTTCACAGTTTTCTCttggaaagccttctcagaatTTGCATAGGCATAGCTCTTTGGAACAGTTGGATGCTGCTGATGCTGGTCAGGGTGGCAGGGTTTGGCCAAGTAGTCAGCAGTTGTCATCCCCCTATATGTTGCCTTCAGTAGTCAACAGTCAAGTTGCTATTATAAGACCAAAGAAGCGAAAAATCACATCTGAGCTTCTTCCATGGCATAAAGAGGTGAATCAAGATTCCAAAAGGCTTCAAAATATCAG TGTTGCAGAACAAGTCTGGGCAAAAGCTACAAACCGACTGACTGAAAAGGCATGCTTCTAG